The following proteins are encoded in a genomic region of Drosophila willistoni isolate 14030-0811.24 chromosome 2L unlocalized genomic scaffold, UCI_dwil_1.1 Seg196, whole genome shotgun sequence:
- the LOC6640075 gene encoding golgin subfamily A member 6-like protein 22 — protein sequence MRLLVISLLALGTVKAMPKYEYLAYAPARGQFPVENGLAQGYVRYLDSTGAERLLAYNYPEPLYGIRRLSYGTEDLVNPFLRTAIIQSSVPSQEKQDVALFRAWCEQRYNAMRLELDRLRSEGKKPSANMLAQFEPLEQIVKMGAFEAVPGLSPEIQRARDEHLRIWNEARLKVLQAEQAQLRLVDKPEYKKLQQQEPLKPTILYGQQEKYQVKTSLPFQQVFEPTPSKIKVLSTISTELKPVEETAEVKRAREEHLKRYNEALLRQPAQPVQPEIPILKTIPGIQQPLVQPQPQLQVKTIIPYTQPLSQPQPLAQPQPVEETPEVKRAREEHLKQYNEAILRKPIEQQQQPFIPIAAPFAPLPTTKSIISPQPVQDTPEVIRAREEHLLLLNQAKLKAEDKAADISDMIRYEERDRENERLRELELRRHEEKEAELERQREAERLREETRLLEQEGIRLELEEKQRLESERLAESKRLIKEQEEQLKLKSLYEDGSSLKIINSQLPLTAPQTTQTQAFTQQQQVQNGFFLRIQSNAEPQPQPQAIIKEQNPFLVGYVQQPLKTEVTSAYTAAPLASSSSELEKATREHFRAHEIALEQLRLANLKNPYNPECQH from the coding sequence ATGCGTTTATTGGTCATCAGCCTGCTGGCCTTGGGCACAGTAAAGGCTATGCCCAAATATGAGTACTTGGCCTATGCTCCAGCTCGTGGACAGTTTCCGGTGGAGAACGGTCTTGCCCAGGGTTATGTACGCTATTTGGACAGCACTGGAGCGGAACGTCTGTTGGCCTACAATTATCCGGAACCCTTGTATGGCATTCGTCGTCTGAGCTATGGCACTGAAGATCTGGTAAATCCTTTCCTGCGCACCGCTATTATCCAGTCATCCGTTCCGAGTCAGGAGAAACAGGATGTTGCTCTGTTCCGTGCATGGTGTGAGCAGCGTTATAATGCTATGCGTCTGGAACTGGATCGTTTACGCTCCGAGGGTAAGAAGCCATCGGCAAATATGTTGGCCCAGTTTGAACCACTGGAACAGATCGTGAAAATGGGCGCCTTTGAGGCAGTTCCTGGATTGAGTCCTGAAATTCAGCGTGCTCGTGATGAACATTTGCGCATTTGGAATGAGGCTAGACTGAAGGTTCTGCAAGCCGAACAGGCTCAATTGCGTCTGGTGGACAAGCCCGAGTACAAGAAACTGCAACAACAAGAGCCACTAAAACCGACGATTCTCTATGGCCAGCAGGAGAAATATCAAGTGAAGACAAGCCTACCATTCCAGCAAGTTTTTGAGCCCACTCCATCAAAGATAAAGGTTCTAAGCACGATAAGTACAGAACTCAAACCTGTTGAGGAGACAGCTGAGGTGAAAAGGGCACGAGAGGAGCATCTGAAGCGATACAATGAGGCCTTGCTACGTCAACCAGCTCAGCCAGTGCAGCCAGAGATTCCCATTTTGAAGACCATTCCAGGCATTCAGCAACCACTGGTTCAACCTCAGCCTCAGTTGCAGGTCAAGACCATTATTCCATACACGCAGCCCCTATCACAGCCACAGCCACTGGCACAGCCACAGCCTGTTGAGGAAACACCTGAGGTGAAACGGGCACGGGAAGAGCATCTAAAGCAATACAATGAGGCCATTCTACGTAAGCCAAtcgagcagcagcagcagccattCATTCCCATTGCCGCACCGTTCGCTCCATTGCCCACCACAAAGAGCATCATTAGTCCCCAACCCGTTCAGGATACTCCCGAAGTTATCCGTGCCCGAGAAGAGCATCTGCTCCTGCTCAATCAGGCCAAACTTAAGGCTGAGGACAAGGCTGCCGATATCTCTGACATGATTCGCTACGAAGAACGTGATCGTGAGAATGAACGTCTGCGTGAACTCGAGTTGCGTCGTCATGAGGAGAAGGAAGCCGAACTCGAGCGTCAACGTGAAGCGGAACGATTGAGGGAGGAAACCCGATTGCTGGAGCAGGAAGGCATTCGCTTGGAACTCGAGGAGAAACAACGTCTCGAAAGCGAGCGATTGGCTGAGAGCAAACGTCTGATCAAAGAGCAAGAAGAGCAGCTCAAGCTGAAGTCCCTGTACGAGGATGGCAGCAGCTTAAAGATTATCAACTCCCAATTGCCTCTGACAGCTCCGCAAACCACTCAAACTCAGGCCTTCACTCAGCAGCAACAGGTACAAAATGGTTTCTTCCTGCGCATCCAATCGAATGCTGAGCCACAACCTCAGCCTCAGGCGATTATCAAAGAGCAGAATCCCTTCCTGGTGGGTTATGTGCAGCAGCCATTGAAAACCGAAGTCACCTCTGCCTATACAGCGGCGCCGCTTGCCAGTTCATCCAGCGAACTGGAAAAGGCCACTCGTGAGCATTTCCGTGCCCATGAGATTGCCCTGGAACAGCTACGTTTGGCCAATCTAAAGAATCCTTACAATCCCGAGTGTCAGCATTAA
- the LOC26529688 gene encoding uncharacterized protein LOC26529688 — translation MFLTKAFAARFKFTNTQCETYNKTWVTIEHCRLHAISRHKTVLNINATFHYPATNIKIRLQVLKKANGYKPWLIDATVDACAFMQKPNHPVVKMIYNWIKNVSTVNHTCPYMGPQQVKDFYLTPQQMPLPLPTGEYALFLTWIFSNLPQFTTNVYFTFVEDLLKQ, via the exons ATGTTTCTCACTAAAGCT TTCGCAGCAAGATTTAAGTTTACCAACACCCAGTGTGAAACTTATAATAAGACCTGGGTTACCATCGAGCACTGTCGTCTACATGCTATAAGCCGCCATAAGACAGTACTCAATATTAATGCCACCTTCCACTATCCGGccacaaatatcaaaataaGACTTCAAGTTCTAAAGAAGGCTAATGGTTATAAGCCTTGGCTGATCGATGCCACTGTAGATGCCTGTGCTTTTATGCAAAAACCCAATCATCCAGTGGTAAAGATGATTTACAATTGGATCAAGAATGTCTCTACAGTTAATCACACTTGTCCCTATATG GGTCCACAACAGGTAAAGGATTTTTATTTAACACCACAGCAaatgcctttgcctttgccaaCTGGTGAATACGCTCTGTTTCTAACTTGGATATTTTCGAATTTACCCCAATTTacaacaaatgtttattttacttttgtgGAGGATTTGTTAAAGCAATGA
- the LOC26529279 gene encoding uncharacterized protein LOC26529279 has protein sequence MRLVLPVFFLISVLFLNETLASKIKLTNVKCESFNQSWVTIDHCRLRAINRYKTVCNINATFHHPATKIKVRYQVLKRANGYKPWLLDATIDACAFMKKPNHPVGKIIYNMIKNCSTVTHTCPYVGLQYVKNFYVTPEQIPLPLPSGDYALFLTWLFSDKPQFATNVYFTFTEDLLKQ, from the exons aTGCGATTGGTGTTACCTGTATTTTTTCTCATCTCTGTGCTCTTTCTCAATGAGACT TTGGCATCTAAAATAAAGCTTACCAATGTCAAGTGCGAATCTTTTAATCAGTCCTGGGTTACCATTGATCACTGCCGACTAAGAGCCATTAACCGCTATAAGACAGTATGTAATATTAATGCCACCTTCCACCATCCGGCGACAAAAATCAAAGTAAGATATCAAGTTCTAAAAAGGGCTAATGGATATAAACCTTGGTTGCTCGATGCTACCATCGATGCCTGTGCTTTTATGAAAAAACCTAATCACCCAGTGggaaaaattatttacaataTGATCAAGAATTGCTCAACAGTCACTCACACTTGTCCCTATGTG GGTCTCCAATATGTAAAAAACTTTTATGTAACCCCGGAGCAAATACCTTTGCCTTTACCGTCTGGCGACTACGCTCTATTTCTTACTTGGTTATTCTCGGATAAACCTCAATTTGCTACAAACGTATATTTCACATTTACAGAGGATCTGCTAAAGCAATGA
- the LOC26528919 gene encoding uncharacterized protein LOC26528919 has protein sequence MKFTNAKCESFNHSWVTIEHCRLRAINRHKTVLNINANFHYPATKIKLRFQVLKKANGYKPWVIDGTIDACAFLQKPNHPVVKIIHNLIKNCSTVNHTCPYIGRQSVKDFDVTPEQIPLPFPSGDYALFLTWIFSDKPQFATNVYFTFTEDLLKQ, from the exons ATGAAGTTTACCAATGCCAAGTGCGAATCTTTTAATCATTCCTGGGTAACCATCGAACACTGTCGACTACGAGCCATTAACCGCCATAAGACGGTACTAAATATTAATGCCAACTTCCACTATCCGGCGACAAAAATCAAACTGAGATTTCAAGTACTAAAAAAAGCCAATGGGTATAAGCCTTGGGTGATCGATGGTACCATCGATGCCTGTGCATTTTTGCAAAAACCTAATCACCCAGTGGTAAAGATTATTCACAATTTAATTAAGAATTGCTCTACAGTTAATCACACGTGTCCCTACATT GGTCGCCAATCTGTAAAGGATTTCGATGTAACACCGGAGCAAATACCTTTGCCTTTTCCCTCTGGCGACTACGCTCTATTTCTTACTTGGATATTCTCGGATAAACCTCAATTTGCCACAAACGTATATTTCACATTTACAGAGGATCTGCTAAAGCAATGA